The Nocardioides panzhihuensis genome has a segment encoding these proteins:
- a CDS encoding HAD family hydrolase translates to MTATGLRAVIFDYGGVLTTPIGDSIRTWLEADGIKPESFTTVLKEWLGRYADAGTPIHRLELGELSVKEFDSLLAARLETYDGSPVHPEGVLSRLFAGMQPNPEMFALAEELRDAGIRLALLSNSWGNFYPRKQVDALFEVVVISEEVAMRKPEPPIFARTLSRLGLSAEECLFIDDAEPNVLGARAVGLDALLHTDPASTRAALTRMIPTLGGAA, encoded by the coding sequence ATGACGGCCACGGGTCTCCGGGCGGTCATCTTCGACTACGGCGGGGTGCTGACCACGCCCATCGGCGACTCGATCCGGACCTGGCTGGAGGCCGACGGCATCAAACCGGAGAGCTTCACGACGGTGCTGAAGGAGTGGCTCGGCCGCTACGCCGACGCCGGCACCCCGATCCACCGCCTCGAGCTCGGTGAGCTCTCGGTCAAGGAGTTCGACAGCCTCCTGGCGGCTCGCCTGGAGACGTACGACGGTAGCCCGGTCCATCCCGAGGGCGTCCTGTCTCGGCTCTTCGCCGGGATGCAGCCCAACCCGGAGATGTTCGCGCTGGCCGAGGAGCTCCGCGACGCCGGCATCCGACTGGCGCTGCTCTCCAACAGCTGGGGCAACTTCTACCCCCGCAAGCAGGTCGACGCGCTGTTCGAGGTCGTGGTGATCTCCGAGGAGGTCGCCATGCGGAAGCCGGAGCCACCGATCTTCGCCCGCACCCTGAGCCGGCTCGGTCTCTCGGCTGAGGAGTGCCTCTTCATCGACGACGCAGAGCCCAACGTCCTGGGCGCCCGGGCGGTCGGTCTCGACGCACTGCTGCACACAGACCCGGCGAGCACCCGCGCCGCGCTCACCCGAATGATCCCCACCCTCGGAGGTGCCGCGTGA
- a CDS encoding acyl-CoA dehydrogenase family protein — translation MSHDSELDRLGRLVAEFLAEHPVETTEPSAFLHARYRAGLAWVAFPECHGGLGLSRAMQPKVDKLFAAAGAPDNNPRRNGIGLGMAAPTILAYGTPEQKSRFLEPLWCGDEIWCQLFSEPGAGSDLAGLATRAVLDGDEWVVNGQKVWTSGAHNADYAILVARTDPDVPKHRGLTYFLCDMHDPGVEVRPLRQITGEAEFNEVFLTDVRIPDAHRLGAVGQGWEVANATLNNERVAIGGAAMPREGGLLGIVAESWRTQPDNHTPELRDRLLKLWVESEVARLTGTRLRQKLAVGQPGPEGSAMKLTFANINQRLTGLDLELSGEDGLRYEDGDGWAMVRPEHVDFAGRDAVYRYLRTKGNSIEGGTSEILRNIVAERVLGLPGEHRVDKDVAWKAIPR, via the coding sequence ATGTCGCACGACAGCGAGCTCGACAGGCTCGGCCGGCTGGTCGCCGAGTTCCTGGCAGAGCATCCGGTCGAGACGACCGAGCCGAGCGCCTTCCTGCACGCCCGTTATCGGGCCGGCCTGGCCTGGGTCGCCTTCCCGGAGTGCCACGGCGGGCTCGGGCTGTCCCGGGCGATGCAGCCGAAGGTCGACAAGCTCTTCGCGGCAGCCGGTGCCCCCGACAACAACCCGCGGCGCAACGGGATCGGGCTCGGCATGGCCGCGCCGACGATCCTCGCCTACGGCACCCCGGAGCAGAAGTCTCGGTTCCTGGAGCCGCTGTGGTGCGGTGACGAGATCTGGTGCCAGCTCTTCTCCGAGCCCGGCGCCGGCTCCGACCTCGCCGGGCTGGCCACCCGGGCGGTCCTCGACGGTGACGAGTGGGTCGTCAACGGGCAGAAGGTGTGGACTTCTGGGGCCCACAACGCGGACTACGCGATCCTGGTCGCCCGCACCGATCCGGACGTTCCGAAACACCGCGGCCTCACCTACTTCTTGTGCGATATGCACGATCCGGGCGTCGAGGTGCGGCCGCTGCGCCAGATCACGGGCGAGGCGGAGTTCAACGAGGTCTTCCTGACCGACGTGAGGATCCCTGACGCCCACCGGCTCGGTGCGGTCGGCCAGGGCTGGGAGGTCGCCAACGCCACCCTCAACAACGAGCGCGTCGCCATCGGTGGCGCCGCCATGCCTCGTGAGGGCGGGTTGCTCGGCATCGTCGCCGAGTCGTGGCGTACGCAGCCGGACAACCACACCCCGGAGCTGCGCGACCGGCTCTTGAAGCTGTGGGTCGAGTCGGAGGTGGCTCGGCTCACCGGGACGCGGCTGCGGCAGAAGCTGGCCGTCGGCCAACCCGGTCCCGAGGGGTCGGCGATGAAGCTGACGTTCGCCAACATCAACCAGCGGCTCACCGGGCTCGATCTCGAGCTCAGCGGTGAGGACGGCCTCCGCTACGAGGACGGTGACGGCTGGGCGATGGTCCGGCCCGAGCACGTCGACTTCGCCGGACGCGACGCCGTCTACCGCTACCTGCGCACCAAGGGCAACTCCATCGAGGGCGGCACCTCGGAGATCCTGCGCAACATCGTCGCCGAGCGCGTCCTCGGCCTCCCCGGCGAGCACCGGGTCGACAAGGACGTCGCCTGGAAGGCCATCCCCCGATGA
- a CDS encoding NADPH:quinone oxidoreductase family protein — protein sequence MKAWRIGSLGEPKDVMRLEEVADPTPGAGQLVVKVLASPANFPDVLMCRGLYQVKPELPFTAGVELCGEVVALGEGVDAFQIGDRVIGGGSLPYGGFGELALMDAATTFPAPEALSDAEASSLYIGYQTGWFALHRRANIQPGETLLVHAAAGGVGSAAIQLGKAAGATVIGVVGGPEKAEVAKKLGADVVIDRHTEDFVKVVKEVTGGKGADVIYDPVGGDTYDRSTKCIAFEGRILIIGFAGGRIQEAALNHSLIKNYSIVGLHWGLYNALAPELVAECHRELTRMAAEGSIKPLVSETLSLEQVADGVQRLADGETVGRVVYGARS from the coding sequence ATGAAGGCATGGCGCATCGGCTCGCTCGGCGAGCCCAAGGACGTGATGAGGCTCGAGGAGGTGGCCGACCCGACGCCGGGAGCCGGACAGCTCGTCGTGAAGGTGCTGGCCAGCCCGGCGAACTTCCCCGACGTACTCATGTGCCGCGGCCTCTACCAGGTCAAGCCCGAGCTGCCGTTCACCGCCGGTGTCGAGCTGTGCGGTGAGGTGGTCGCGCTCGGCGAAGGCGTGGACGCGTTCCAGATCGGGGACCGCGTGATCGGCGGCGGGTCGCTGCCGTACGGCGGCTTCGGTGAGCTCGCGCTGATGGACGCTGCGACCACCTTCCCGGCGCCGGAGGCGCTCAGCGACGCCGAGGCGTCGAGCCTCTACATCGGCTACCAGACCGGTTGGTTCGCGCTTCACCGCCGTGCGAACATCCAGCCCGGCGAGACGCTGCTCGTGCATGCCGCGGCGGGCGGGGTCGGCAGCGCCGCGATCCAGCTCGGCAAGGCCGCCGGGGCCACGGTGATCGGCGTGGTCGGTGGACCGGAGAAGGCCGAGGTCGCGAAGAAGCTCGGCGCGGACGTGGTCATCGACCGTCACACAGAGGACTTCGTCAAGGTGGTCAAGGAGGTCACCGGCGGCAAGGGCGCCGACGTGATCTACGACCCCGTCGGCGGCGACACCTACGACCGCTCGACCAAGTGCATCGCCTTCGAGGGCCGGATCCTGATCATCGGCTTCGCCGGCGGCCGGATCCAGGAGGCCGCGCTCAACCACTCGCTGATCAAGAACTACTCGATCGTCGGGCTCCACTGGGGTCTCTACAACGCGCTCGCGCCCGAGCTGGTCGCCGAGTGCCACCGCGAGCTCACCCGGATGGCGGCCGAAGGCTCGATCAAGCCGCTGGTCAGCGAGACGCTGTCCTTGGAGCAGGTGGCCGACGGCGTACAGCGCTTGGCGGACGGCGAGACCGTGGGCCGGGTCGTCTACGGGGCGAGGTCATGA
- a CDS encoding acyl-CoA dehydrogenase family protein, which yields MDFAPDARTEELVASLQDFQKTHVEPNEAVFHEQLAAQDDKWAWDTVPVLGEIRAEARKRGLWNLFLPGEGGAGLTNLQYAPLAEITGRSHLGPAALNCAAPDTGNMEVLHDFGNDAQQKEWLEPLLEGQIRSAFAMTEPAVASSDATNIETSIVADGDAYVVNGRKWWITGAMNPNAKILIVMGKTDPTAERHKQQSMILVPRDTPGLEIKRGMEVFGYDDHDHGGHAELTFSDVRVPAGNLIGTEGMGFAIAQARLGPGRIHHCMRSIGLAERAIELMCARVEDRVAFGKPLSEQGVIRDWIAESRVRIEQLRLLVLKTAWLMDTVGNKGAHTEIQAIKIATPATVQWILDKAIQAHGAGGLSQDFPLARAYAGIRTLRFADGPDEVHKNALAKAELRKQAARREGRQ from the coding sequence ATGGATTTCGCACCCGACGCCAGGACCGAGGAGCTCGTCGCCTCGTTGCAGGACTTCCAGAAGACGCACGTCGAGCCGAACGAGGCGGTCTTCCACGAGCAGCTCGCGGCCCAGGACGACAAGTGGGCCTGGGACACCGTCCCTGTCCTCGGCGAGATCCGCGCCGAGGCCCGCAAGCGTGGCCTGTGGAACCTCTTCCTCCCCGGTGAAGGCGGCGCCGGGCTGACCAACCTGCAGTACGCCCCGCTGGCCGAGATCACCGGCCGCAGCCACCTCGGGCCGGCCGCCCTCAACTGCGCGGCGCCCGACACCGGCAACATGGAGGTGCTGCACGACTTCGGCAACGACGCGCAGCAGAAGGAGTGGCTCGAGCCGCTTCTGGAGGGACAGATCCGCAGCGCCTTCGCGATGACCGAGCCGGCCGTCGCATCCTCCGACGCGACGAACATCGAGACCTCGATCGTGGCCGACGGCGATGCGTACGTCGTCAACGGCCGCAAGTGGTGGATCACCGGGGCGATGAACCCCAACGCCAAGATCCTCATCGTGATGGGCAAGACCGACCCGACCGCCGAGCGCCACAAGCAGCAGTCGATGATCCTGGTGCCCCGGGACACCCCGGGTCTGGAGATCAAGCGTGGGATGGAGGTCTTCGGCTACGACGACCACGACCACGGCGGTCACGCCGAGCTGACCTTCTCCGACGTCCGGGTGCCGGCGGGCAACCTCATCGGGACCGAGGGGATGGGCTTCGCGATCGCGCAGGCGCGCCTGGGTCCGGGCCGTATCCACCACTGCATGCGTTCCATCGGGCTCGCCGAGCGGGCGATCGAGCTGATGTGCGCCCGGGTCGAGGACCGGGTCGCCTTCGGCAAGCCGCTCTCCGAGCAGGGAGTGATCCGGGACTGGATCGCCGAGTCCCGGGTGCGGATCGAGCAACTGCGGCTCCTCGTCCTCAAGACCGCCTGGCTGATGGACACCGTCGGCAACAAGGGCGCCCACACCGAGATCCAGGCGATCAAGATCGCCACCCCGGCGACCGTCCAGTGGATCCTCGACAAGGCCATCCAGGCGCACGGCGCCGGCGGGCTCTCGCAGGACTTCCCGCTGGCCCGCGCCTACGCCGGGATCCGGACCCTCCGGTTCGCCGACGGCCCCGACGAGGTTCACAAGAACGCGTTGGCGAAGGCGGAGCTGCGCAAGCAGGCCGCTCGCCGGGAAGGACGACAGTGA
- a CDS encoding phosphotransferase: MTAESLPGLDLDRLGPWLAENLDGVSTGSGPLRSDPDGSLSATHISGGKSNLTYVVSDGTHEWIVRRPPLGHVLATAHDMKREHTVITALRDTDVPVPHTYAFCSDEEVLGAPFYVMEKVDGRPYRYARELEPLGSERTRAISEQLIDVMAALHGVDPADVGLSEFGRPEGFLSRQVRRWKKQLEASHSRDLPAADELHSLLEARVGAAEAASTGPGIVHGDYRLDNVLTDSTDRIRAVVDWEMATLGDPVTDLAILLTYQQMATVSGDATVTDVSNAPGWLTEDEIIARYDAASPRDLSEFGFYRGLAAYKLAAILEGIHYRYLKGQTVGPGFETIGDGIHPLLDMGINAMKENTGRVS, from the coding sequence GTGACGGCCGAATCGCTGCCCGGACTCGACCTGGACCGGCTCGGCCCCTGGCTGGCCGAGAACCTCGACGGGGTCTCGACAGGCTCGGGGCCACTCCGTTCAGACCCCGATGGAAGCCTGAGCGCCACCCACATCTCCGGCGGCAAGTCCAACCTGACGTACGTCGTCTCCGACGGCACTCACGAGTGGATCGTCCGGCGCCCGCCGCTGGGTCACGTCCTCGCCACCGCGCACGACATGAAGCGGGAGCACACCGTGATCACCGCGCTGCGCGACACCGACGTGCCGGTGCCGCACACCTACGCGTTCTGCAGCGACGAGGAGGTGCTCGGGGCGCCGTTCTACGTGATGGAGAAGGTCGACGGCCGGCCCTACCGGTACGCCCGCGAGCTCGAGCCGCTCGGCTCCGAGCGGACCCGGGCGATCTCGGAGCAGCTCATCGACGTGATGGCCGCGCTGCACGGGGTCGACCCCGCCGACGTCGGGCTGAGCGAGTTCGGCCGCCCCGAGGGTTTCCTCTCGCGACAGGTCAGGCGCTGGAAGAAGCAGCTCGAGGCGTCCCACTCCCGCGACCTGCCCGCTGCCGACGAGCTCCACTCGCTGCTGGAGGCGCGGGTGGGAGCCGCTGAGGCTGCCTCGACCGGGCCGGGGATCGTGCACGGCGACTACCGGCTCGACAACGTACTCACCGACAGCACGGACCGGATCCGCGCTGTCGTCGACTGGGAGATGGCCACGCTCGGCGACCCGGTCACCGACCTGGCGATCCTGCTCACCTACCAGCAGATGGCCACGGTCTCCGGCGACGCCACCGTGACCGACGTCAGCAACGCTCCCGGCTGGCTCACCGAGGACGAGATCATCGCCCGCTACGACGCCGCCAGCCCGCGTGACCTGAGCGAGTTCGGCTTCTACCGCGGGCTGGCCGCCTACAAGCTCGCCGCGATTCTCGAGGGGATCCACTACCGCTACCTGAAGGGCCAGACCGTGGGGCCTGGTTTCGAAACGATCGGGGACGGTATCCACCCGCTCCTCGACATGGGCATCAACGCTATGAAGGAGAACACAGGGCGTGTCTCCTAG
- a CDS encoding GuaB3 family IMP dehydrogenase-related protein, with protein sequence MTEIEIGRAKRARRAYAFDDVAIVPSRRTRDTTEVSTDWQIDAYRFDIPVLAAPMDSVMSPSTAIAMGRLGGLGVLNLEGVWTRYDDPQPLLDELAGMSGVDATRRLQEIYEAPIRAELITERLREVRASGVTVAGALSPQRTKEFAKAVVDAGVDLFVIRGTTVSAEHVSSQSEPLNLKEFIYELDVPVIVGGCATYQAALHLMRTGAAGVLVGFGGGAAHTTRTVLGVAVPMASAVADVAAARRDYLDESGGRYVHVIADGAVGRSGDIAKAIACGADAVMVGSPFARATDAPGKGFHWGNEAHHADLPRGQRVAFEPVGTFEEVLYGPSHVADGTMNLVGALKRAMATTGYTDLKEFQRIEVIVG encoded by the coding sequence GTGACTGAGATCGAGATCGGCAGGGCCAAGCGGGCACGACGGGCGTACGCCTTCGACGACGTGGCGATCGTGCCCTCACGCCGCACCCGGGACACCACCGAGGTGAGCACCGACTGGCAGATCGACGCCTATCGCTTCGACATCCCGGTGCTCGCCGCGCCGATGGACTCGGTGATGTCGCCTTCGACCGCGATCGCCATGGGCAGGCTCGGTGGGCTCGGGGTGCTCAACCTCGAAGGCGTGTGGACCCGCTACGACGACCCGCAGCCGCTGCTCGACGAGCTGGCCGGGATGAGCGGTGTCGACGCGACCCGGCGTCTGCAGGAGATCTACGAGGCTCCGATCCGCGCCGAGCTCATCACCGAGCGTCTGCGCGAGGTGCGCGCCTCGGGCGTCACCGTCGCCGGGGCGCTCTCACCGCAGCGTACGAAGGAGTTCGCCAAGGCCGTCGTCGACGCCGGCGTCGACCTCTTCGTCATCCGTGGCACCACGGTCTCGGCCGAGCACGTCTCCTCGCAGTCCGAGCCGCTCAACCTCAAGGAGTTCATCTACGAGCTCGACGTGCCGGTGATCGTGGGCGGGTGTGCGACCTACCAGGCGGCGCTCCACCTGATGCGCACCGGTGCGGCCGGGGTCCTGGTCGGCTTCGGCGGCGGTGCGGCGCACACGACCCGGACCGTTCTCGGCGTGGCCGTGCCGATGGCCTCCGCGGTGGCCGACGTCGCCGCCGCCCGCCGTGACTACCTCGACGAGTCCGGCGGCCGCTACGTGCACGTCATCGCCGACGGCGCCGTCGGCCGCTCCGGCGACATCGCCAAGGCGATCGCCTGCGGCGCCGACGCGGTCATGGTCGGCTCGCCTTTCGCTCGTGCGACGGACGCCCCCGGCAAGGGCTTCCACTGGGGCAACGAGGCCCACCACGCCGACCTGCCCCGCGGCCAGCGCGTCGCCTTCGAGCCCGTCGGCACCTTCGAGGAGGTCCTCTACGGTCCCTCCCACGTCGCCGACGGCACCATGAACCTCGTCGGCGCCCTCAAGCGCGCCATGGCCACCACCGGCTACACCGACCTCAAGGAGTTCCAGCGGATCGAGGTCATCGTCGGCTGA
- a CDS encoding SDR family oxidoreductase gives MPILPDSTAVVTGAAGGIGRALAARLVAEGVRVVVNDIDEVRLAETADQIGAHPVAGDAASVEGVARLVEAAKEHLGQIDTWYGNAGIDRGFGLDCPEEDWQASHEVNVMAHVRAARLLVPEWVERGSGRYVVTASAAGLLMMVGTPTYSVTKHAAVAFAEWLSVTYRHRGIVVQAICPQGVQTGMLERSGQMASLLSRDGALTPEQVADSAWEATIDDRFLVLPHPEVGDYYAARATQTDKWLGGMNRLWQHVEGQV, from the coding sequence ATGCCGATCCTTCCTGACAGCACCGCGGTCGTCACCGGCGCCGCGGGCGGCATCGGCCGTGCCCTGGCCGCCCGCCTCGTCGCAGAGGGCGTTCGCGTCGTGGTCAACGACATCGACGAGGTACGCCTGGCCGAGACCGCCGACCAGATCGGCGCCCATCCGGTGGCCGGTGACGCGGCTTCGGTCGAGGGCGTCGCCCGCCTCGTCGAGGCGGCCAAGGAGCACCTCGGTCAGATCGACACGTGGTACGGAAATGCCGGCATCGACCGCGGCTTCGGTCTGGACTGTCCCGAGGAGGACTGGCAGGCGTCGCACGAGGTCAATGTGATGGCGCACGTCCGGGCGGCCCGGCTCCTCGTCCCCGAGTGGGTCGAGCGAGGCTCCGGTCGCTACGTGGTGACGGCAAGCGCGGCGGGGCTGCTGATGATGGTCGGTACGCCGACCTACTCGGTAACCAAGCACGCCGCGGTCGCCTTCGCGGAGTGGCTCTCGGTGACCTACCGCCACCGCGGGATCGTCGTCCAGGCGATCTGCCCGCAGGGCGTACAGACCGGCATGCTCGAGCGGTCGGGACAGATGGCTAGCCTGCTCAGTCGCGACGGAGCGCTGACGCCCGAGCAGGTCGCCGACTCGGCCTGGGAGGCGACGATCGACGACCGCTTCCTGGTGCTGCCGCACCCCGAGGTGGGCGACTACTACGCCGCACGGGCGACGCAGACCGACAAGTGGCTCGGCGGGATGAACCGACTCTGGCAGCACGTGGAAGGACAGGTATGA
- a CDS encoding SDR family oxidoreductase has product MSRFEGRTAIITGASRGIGLGIAQRLVDEGARVVITARKPEALAEAVETLGGSAKALGIAGKADDPAHQEEVVKTAIDTFGSADFMINNAGINPKAGGLIDMDRESARKTVEVNCLSPIGWTQQVWRQWMSEHGGAVVNISSVAGLAPTPLIATYGASKAMLSYITQELSVELGPKVRVNAILPAVVKTKFAELLYEGREAEVSAAYPLKRLGTPEDIAGAAAFLLSEDASWMTGQLVTMDGGLTLAGGRV; this is encoded by the coding sequence ATGTCGAGGTTCGAGGGACGTACGGCGATCATCACCGGGGCGAGTCGGGGGATCGGGCTGGGGATCGCCCAGCGCCTGGTGGACGAGGGGGCCAGGGTCGTCATCACCGCGCGCAAGCCCGAGGCGCTGGCGGAAGCCGTCGAGACCCTTGGTGGCAGCGCGAAGGCCCTCGGCATCGCCGGGAAGGCCGACGACCCCGCTCACCAGGAGGAGGTCGTGAAGACGGCCATCGACACCTTCGGCAGCGCCGACTTCATGATCAACAACGCCGGCATCAACCCGAAGGCCGGCGGGCTGATCGACATGGACCGCGAGTCGGCCCGCAAGACCGTCGAGGTCAACTGCCTCTCGCCGATCGGCTGGACCCAGCAGGTCTGGCGGCAGTGGATGTCCGAGCACGGCGGCGCGGTCGTCAACATCTCCTCGGTCGCCGGCCTCGCCCCGACCCCGCTGATCGCGACGTACGGCGCCAGCAAGGCGATGCTCAGCTACATCACCCAGGAGCTCTCCGTCGAGCTCGGCCCGAAGGTGCGGGTCAACGCGATCCTCCCGGCCGTCGTGAAGACCAAGTTCGCCGAGCTCCTCTACGAGGGCCGCGAGGCCGAGGTCTCGGCCGCCTACCCGCTCAAGCGCCTCGGGACCCCCGAGGACATCGCCGGCGCCGCCGCGTTCCTCCTCTCCGAGGACGCGAGCTGGATGACCGGCCAGCTCGTCACCATGGACGGTGGCCTCACCCTCGCCGGCGGACGCGTCTGA